A window of Roseburia hominis A2-183 genomic DNA:
TTAAGTTTCTGAATTAACTCTAATTTTTCAAGTAATTCTTTCGTTGTCATTTTAGTTCTCCCCATATTTTTATATCGTATCACTATTTTTTGTGTAAGAAACTCAAATTTTATTTCACGAACTCAAAAAGGAACTCAAATAATTTGAGTTCCTTTTTGAGTTCCTTCCTATGGATATCACCCGGCATTAAATGCCCATACAGACTAAAGCCCATACATAAAAAGGAGCCACAGAGTGACTCCTCCAGTGCAGTCCGAAAACATACACCTCTTTCATTACATATAATATATCTTATATCCTTGAAAAATGCAAGTTTTTATTATTTTTTCAAACATTCAAATACGCCTCTAACCCCACAACCTTTGCCGGAACATTATTCTGTATAATATGATCGTAAATCTCCGAAGCAACACTATTCTGCAGTCGCTGATTCTCTTCCTTGTACTTATTTAGCAAAGTCAATGCTCTCGTACCACTAAAATCCACTCGTTTAAGAAGACAGCACACAATTATAATATAATCAATCAGAGAATACAACGTAATATTCTGAATACCCGTTTCTTTTTCTACCCATTTTTTAAGCACGGGGCTGATTTTCCGATCTTTAAATCTAGTATCGAAAATAATATTATTATGTGCAACAGAATTCCGCAGTGCTTTCAAAGTGTAAATCATGATAGAAAGTAAATTTTTATTAGCATCTATCGAAATATCAAACATATTCATCTGCTTTAAGATATTCTCACGTACCGCCTCATTTAGGCACTCAAAAAAACCTGCCAGATCACTAAGATATAGTATTTCAAAAACGACCCAGATAGGTGCATCTTCTCCTCTATTATAAAAGTGCCGCACCATTTGATTTTCTTTTTCTTCTTCATCATGATAGCGCGCAGCTAATTTGGCGTACACCGAATTACGCAATTTAAGGCGTTTTGACTGCAATTTCGTATTTGTCGTATTATCACTCATACGTTCTTTATAAAGATGCTCAAAAGTGCCAAGCTTAAGACCTTTCACTGATTCATTGCACACAATATTTTTAAGTGCTGTCTCAATAAACATAAGTTCCGGATACAGCGCTGCCTTCAAATTATTATCATACTCAATAACCGCTACCACCTCGCTGAAATCAGAATATGGAATCTGCCTGTAACTATTTCCGGCAAAACGGTATCCCTTATACCCATGATAATAGCCATAGCTTGTTAATTGCTGTTTTTGATAACTTCCGCTAATTTGTATTTTGCAATCATTTCTCAAATGCCGCATTAACCCATTGATTGTCTGCGGAGAGTTCATTCAGGTTCCTCCTCTCGTCATTGTTTGTATTGCTTTTGTAATTATTTTAACAAAATCCATCCTATCTGACAAGCAGTGAACCTATTATCAGGCAAGAAAGTGTACTATCTTCTCTCTTAACATTCATGATCCTTTTCTTCTGATATTCTATACACAAAAAACCGCCAACCCTTGATCTCTCTAAGGTTGACGGTCTCTACCAGTCAGTCGATGCGACAGGATTCGAACCTGCGACCTCTGCGTCCCGAACGCAGCGCTCTACCAAGCTGAGCCACGCATCGATATTTATGAAGCACTTTGTTGTCTCTCAAATCGTGCTTCATTATATTATCACAAGTTTTTCTGTTTGTCCAGAAAAATTTTGTATTTTTTTAATTTTTTTGAAATTTCAAACAAAGCCGCCTAAAATATATGATATAATGAACTCTGACGAGTTCATATTAGAAGTTCCTGCGGAACTTCGGATGCGCAGAAGTCGGCGCAGAAAAGAGGATATAATGAACTCTGACGAGTTCATATTAGAAGTTCCTGCGGAACTTCGGATGCGCAGAAGTCGGCGCAAAAAAGAGGATATAATGAACTCTGACGAGTTCATATTAGAAGTTCCTGCGGAACTTCGGATGCGCAGAAAGCAGCGCAAAAAGAGGATATACCGTATTCACAATATAAATAGAAGAAAGGTCTTTCATCATGTATAAAACCGTACTCATTACCGGCGCCTCACGCGGCATCGGGCGGGCGATCGCCTGCGCCTTTGCCAGGGAGGGCTGCCGTCTGGTCATCAACTGTTCCCACTCCGAAAAGGAGCTGCTGGCGCTGGCAGACGAATTAAGGGAAACCTGCCATGTGGACGTACTCACCAGCATCGGCGACGTATCGGACTATACCTATATGGAACAGCTTTTCTCCCAAAGCGAAGCCCGCTTCGGCGGCATCGACATTCTTGTAAACAATGCCGGCATCTCGCATATCGGCCTGCTGGAAGATATGACCATCGATGAGTGGAACCGCATCATCGGCGTCAATCTGACCTCCGTCTTTTCCGCGAGCAAGCTTGCCCTGCCACACATGATCCACCAGAAATCCGGGAAAATCTTAAACATCTCCTCGATCTGGGGAAATGTCGGCGCCTCATGCGAGGTCGCATACTCCGCCTGCAAAGGTGGCATCAATTCCTTCACCCGCGCCCTCGCCAAGGAGCTCGCTCCGAGCAACATCCAGGTCAACGCGATCGCCTGCGGCGTGATCGACACCGAGATGAATTCCTGCTTTTCCGAGGAAGAGCGCGCCCAGCTCGCCGAGGAAATCCCCGCCGGGCGCTTCGGCGCGCCGGAGGAAGTGGCATCGCTTGCCGTGCAGATTACCACCGGAAACGACTACCTGACCGGACAGATCATCACCCTCGACGGCGGCTACCTCTAGGAGCCGCAACGCAGGCTGTAGGCATTCGCCACGGGTTTCTGCCCGCTTAGCCCGCTTACTCCGCCACCAGCACGATCGCCGTGCGCGGCGGAACCTTCAATGTCTTCTTATAATAAAATTCTGTGCAGGACTCCATATCTCTGCCGTCCTCGTACTCCACGGACGTGTTGACACACACTTTCCACTGGAGCCCGTTCGGCAGTTCCGGAAGCTGCATCACTAACGTCTCCCAGTAAGCATTCATACAATAGAACACAATATCGTCCCGCGTGTCGTGCTCATCTCTTCCCGCATACATGATGCCGATGAGCCGGCTGTTGGAATCCGTACCGCCGTTCCATGGATAACCGTTGTGAATGCTGATCTCCGGCAGATTGCATGCCACCGGCTTCGTCTTCTTGCGCAGAATGGCATAGCGCTTCCGGAAATCGATCATATACCGCACAAAATCATGAATCTCCCGGTATTTTTCCAGCCTCGTCCAGTCCAGCCAGGATATGATGTTGTCCTGACAGTAGGCATTGTTGTTGCCAAACTGCGTGTTGCAGAACTCGTCGCCGCCGTAGAACATCGCCGGTCCGCGGCTGCAGAGCAGCGTCGCAAACGCATTTTTCACCATGCGCCGGCGCAGTCCCTCGATCTGCGGATCGTCCGTCTCTCCCTCGACACCGCAGTTCCAGCTGTTTCCGTTGTTGTCGCCGTCCGTATTGTTCCAGCCGTTTTTCTCATTGTGCTTCGTATTGTACGAGTACAGATCATAGAGCGTAAAACCGTCATGACAGGTCAGGAAATTCACCGATGCGCTCTCACCTCTGTGCACCGGATCGTACAGATCCGTCGAACCGATGATGCGGTTGATCGCGGTTCCCGCCATGCTCCCGTCGCCCTTTAAAAAGCGGCGCATATCATCTCTGTATCTGCCGTTCCACTCTGACCATCTGCGAAATGCCGGAAAGCTTCCCACCTGGTAAAGTCCTGCCGCATCCCACGCCTCGGCGATCAGCTTCACATGTCCTAAGATCGGGTCGCAGGCGATCCCCTGTAAGATCGGCGGATCCGGCATCGGCGCCCCGTTCTGGTCACGCGTCAGAATCGAAGCCAGATCGAACCGAAAACCGTCCACGCGGTACTCCATCACCCAGTAGCGCAGGCAGTCAATGATAAACTTGCGCATGATCGGGTGGTTGCAGTTCATGGCATTGCCACATCCGCTGAAATTGTAGTAATGTCCATCCGGCGTCAGCATATAATAAATATTATTATCAATGCCCTTAAATGAAAAACACGGTCCATTCTCATTTCCCTCGGCAGTATGGTTAAACACGACATCCAGAATGACTTCCATGCCGTTTGCCTTGAGTTCACTGATCAGCAGCTTTAACTCGTCTCCCTCGTGATTGTGCTCTACCACGGACGAATAGCTGGTGTTCGGCGCAAAAAAGCTTACCGTATTGTACCCCCAGTAATTGTACAGCTGCACGCCGTCCACCACACGGGCGCTCTCCATCTCATCGAACTCAAAAATCGGGAGAAGCTCGATCGCGTTGACGCCAAGATCCTTCAGATACGGAATCTTCTGGCGCAGTCCCTCAAACGTGCCGCCTGCCGTCACCCCGGAAGAAGCGTCCCTGGTAAATCCTCTTACATGTGTCTCGTATATGATCAGATCCTCCGCCGGAATCTCCGGAAACGTCATTTTTCCCCAGTCAAAATTATTCTCCACCACACGGGCGTGATACACAAAGCCCTCGTCACTCTCCGGGCGCTCGCCCCAGTTCCGCTGCCCCGTCACTGCCTTCGCAAACGGATCCAGCAGCACATTGTTCTTGTCAAACAACAGCCCCCTGGACTCATCATACGGTCCGTCCAGCTGAAACGCGTATTCAAATTCATCAATCTTCAAGCCGAATACCAGCATTGCGAACGTGTTGCCAATGTGGTATGCCTCTGGATACTTCAGTCTGGCGTATGGCTCCTTTTCCTGCGGCCGGAACAGCAGAAGCGTACATCCCGTCGCGCCGACCGAATGAATCGTAAAGCTCACTCCTCTCGCCGTCGGCACTGCGCCTTCTGAATTGTAAAATCCCGGGCGCACCATAAAACCGTCAATCTCATCCAATGGCGGGAGCATGACTCCCCGATCCTGTCTGTGGCCTAATCCTGCCATCGCCGCTCCTCCTTCTTCCTTTTGCGTACTATATTACTATTATACGCACTCCGTCTATTTTTTCAACTGCTCTGGCGCTCATCTGCGCCCCTTCCGGTGTGAAAAGTATCCCGTTTTGCCGCCGGCTTTCTTGTCATTTTCCCGTCAAAATGGTATCATATCTACAGAAATGATACCGACAGAAAGGAAGTAATCTTATGCACACATTCCAACCGTTACCATTTGATCTTGTAGAATTTAATCCATTTACCAAAATCGGCAAAGAGTGGGCGCTCGTCACAGCCGGCAACAAGGAAAAAGCCAACACGATGACCGTAAGCTGGGGCGGTGTCGGTGTCCTCTGGGGCAAAAATGTTGCTTTCATTTTTGTGCGTGATTCCCGCTACACCAAAGAATTCATCGACGCGAACGAATTTTTCTCCATTACCTTCCTGTCCGGGCAATACCGTGACGCATTAAATTACTGCGGTTCCCATTCCGGAAGAGACGAAGACAAATTCGCCGCGGCAGGTCTTAACCTCGCCACGCGCCACAACATCCCTTACGTGGACGAGGGCAACTTTGTCCTTCTCTGCGAGAAAATGTCTGCCACCCGCATCACGGAAGACTCTTTTCTTCTCCCTGAGATCAAGGAAAAATGGTACAAGGACGGCGATATGCACACCATGTATGTCGCGGAGATCATCGATATTCTCGCCCGTTAATTCTATTTTTCCAAAAAGGAAGCCACTTATGTATACAATGACCGTTGCGCCAGGGGCAGATGTCTCTGGCGGCTTTTATTCACTGAAAGCGGCGTTCGCCGCCATGCCGGAAGATCCGGCGGTTCCCGTGACCATCCGCGTCATGCCCGGAATCTACCACGAAAAATTATCCCTCACACGCCCGAACGTCACGATCGAGGGCGCAGGAGCATCCCCGTCCGACACCGTGATCTCCTTCGGCGATTACGGCTACGAGATCATGTCGGACGGCATCAAGCGCGGAACCTTCCGCTCCTACACCTTTTTCGTGCATGCCGCAGACGTTACGCTGCGCAACTTAACCATCGAGAATACTGCCGGCGACTCCAAAACGCACGGGCAGGCAATTGCACTCTATGCCGAATGTGACCGTTTTGTCGCGGAATACTGCCGGATTCTCGGGCATCAGGATACGCTTTTTACCGGTCCGCTTCCCCCGGAGGAATACGAGCCCGGCGGCTTTCGCGGGCCGACCGAGTCCGCACCGCGCATCAACGGCAGACAATATTATCACAACTGCTATATCTGCGGCGATATCGACTTTATTTTCGGCAGTGCGACCGCTTACTTTGAAGGCTGTACGATCGCATCCTTAGGACCCGGATATGTCACCGCCGCTTCCACCCCCGAAGGGCAGGAATACGGCTATGTTTTCCACGACTGCCGCTTTGCCGCGGAGGGTTGTCCTCAGCACGCGGCCTATATCGGCCGTCCCTGGCGGGATTACGCACGGGTTGTCCTCATGGACTGCGCGATAGGCGCCCACATTCATCCTGCCGGATTTCATGACTGGGGCAAGGAGCACGCACACGGCACCGTTCTTTTTGCCGAGTATCACAGTTATCCACAGGACGCTGACTGTGGCTGTGCAGACAGCTGCCGCCCGTTTGCACAGCGTGCAGACTTTGTGGATACCTTAGACGGCGCACAGGCTGCCCATTTTTCCAGAGAGCTTGTGCTGGCGGGGGACGACGGCTGGCTGCCGTGACCGTTTTCTTGTATATTCCGCCAAATGATGGTAAAATACTAACCATAAATGGATTGTTTTGTATTAAGGAGGTTGTTTTTATGGAAGAAAAGATTTACAAGACAATGGGATCGACTGGCGCTGCAAGCCTTGCCGTCGGCATCTGCGTACTGACAGGCGGCATTGCAGCCGGAATTCTTCTCATTGTGAATGGCGCGCGCTTATTGAAGAACCGCGCGAAGATAATATTCTGATTTTTCTTTTTATTTGCAGGCATCACAGCCGCATGATGCGGTCACAGACCTGCTCCATCAGCTTTTCGTCGTGGCTTACGACCAGAAGCCCTATTTTTCGTTCTTTCACTTCCGCCAGCAGGAAGTTCCAGATCTGGCTCTGGGTGATGGGATCCAGCATGGTGCTGATCTCGTCTGCAATCAGGAACCGTGTTCTCTCCCCCAGAGCCCTCGCTATGCAGAATCGCTGCAGTTCTCCTCCGGATAGTTCGCCCGGATACCGGTTACACCAATCCCGCTCAATCCCGAGCCCCTCTATCACACGTTCGCTGATCGAATCTCCCTCCTGCAGAACCGCCTGCATCCGCACGCGCGGATTGACCGCCTGCTCCGGATGCTGCCAGATCATCTGCACCGGGCAGTAACCGCTCCCCGGAAGCGGCATATCATCCACACAGACACGTCCAGTCACCGGCGTGCGGCAGCCCGCCAGAATCTGACAGAGCGTCGTCTTACCAAAGCCGCTCGGCGCGGCGATCCCCAGCCGGTCGGTACTCCCCAGTTCCAGACTCACATCCGACAGCACCTCTCTGCTGCCCCCCGGATATTTATAGCTGATATGTTCCGCTTTCAGTCTCACCGGACGTTTCCTCCTCTCCCTCTGATAGTTCTTTATGAATTCTCTGTATACAATATGCAGCGTACCCTGCCGCCGCGTACACAAGCGACCGGAATCTCCCCGTCACACGCCTCCCGACGGTCGGCGCAGCGCGGTGCAAACGGACATCCTGCCGGCAGATCTTTGACGTAAGGCTGTGTTCCGGGCAGTGCCGCAAACCCGCGCCCCGGCAGCGCCTCATACAGCGCTCTCGTATATGGGTGCCGCAACAGCGTCTCGTCCGCAAAATCTGTCACCTTCGCTTCCTCCACGGTCGTCCCGGCATAAAACACAACGATCCGGTCCGCCACTTCAAGCGCCAGTTCCAGATCATGTGTAATCAGAAGCACACCGTTTCCATCGTCCGCAAATGTCCGGAAATCCTGCATCGCCTGTTTTGCCAGCGCAAGATCCATGCCCGGCGTCGGCTCGTCCGCAATGATCAGGCGCGGCTGCCACATCAGTGCCGTCAGTAAAAGCACACGGCGCGCCATGCCGCCGGATAGTTCAAACGGATAGAGATCCGCAACTTCGTCCGCAAGCCCATACCTTGCAAGGAGTTCCCGCATCCGCGCTTCCTCCTGCCGCTTTTCCCGGTCTGCTCCGCAAAAAAGCTTCTGCCGCTTTCCCTGGTCTGCTCCGCAAAAAAGCTTCTGCCGCTTCTTCGTTTCCCCAATGATCTGTCTGCCGACCTTCATCAGAGGATCAAGATAATTGACACTCTGCGGCACCAGCGCGATCTCCCTGCCGCGCAGCGCCTTTAATTCCGCCTCGCCGCAGGCGCTTCCCCGGTAAAAAATACTGCCGCTTGCAGCCGCATTGGCGGGGAGAATTCCCATTATGGCATGCGCCAGAAGGCTTTTTCCCGATCCGCTGCTCCCGACGACCGCGACGATCTCACCCTCACGCACCGTCACATTCAGATCACGGATCACCGGAAGTTCCCCTTGCTTTGCGCTGCGCTTCTCATACTGCGCGAAAGATACCGTCAGATGCTCGATGCGCAGTAATTCTTTTTTCTCTTCCATCGTTTTTCTCCACTCAAAATCTTCTACAGCTGCGCGCTCGACGGGTCAAGCAGCGCCTTTAAGCCGCTCCCGATCCGGTCGAAAAGAACCACCACGCCGACCAGCGCCAGTCCCGGGAAGAGCGCCA
This region includes:
- a CDS encoding pectinesterase family protein — its product is MYTMTVAPGADVSGGFYSLKAAFAAMPEDPAVPVTIRVMPGIYHEKLSLTRPNVTIEGAGASPSDTVISFGDYGYEIMSDGIKRGTFRSYTFFVHAADVTLRNLTIENTAGDSKTHGQAIALYAECDRFVAEYCRILGHQDTLFTGPLPPEEYEPGGFRGPTESAPRINGRQYYHNCYICGDIDFIFGSATAYFEGCTIASLGPGYVTAASTPEGQEYGYVFHDCRFAAEGCPQHAAYIGRPWRDYARVVLMDCAIGAHIHPAGFHDWGKEHAHGTVLFAEYHSYPQDADCGCADSCRPFAQRADFVDTLDGAQAAHFSRELVLAGDDGWLP
- a CDS encoding glycogen debranching protein, with protein sequence MAGLGHRQDRGVMLPPLDEIDGFMVRPGFYNSEGAVPTARGVSFTIHSVGATGCTLLLFRPQEKEPYARLKYPEAYHIGNTFAMLVFGLKIDEFEYAFQLDGPYDESRGLLFDKNNVLLDPFAKAVTGQRNWGERPESDEGFVYHARVVENNFDWGKMTFPEIPAEDLIIYETHVRGFTRDASSGVTAGGTFEGLRQKIPYLKDLGVNAIELLPIFEFDEMESARVVDGVQLYNYWGYNTVSFFAPNTSYSSVVEHNHEGDELKLLISELKANGMEVILDVVFNHTAEGNENGPCFSFKGIDNNIYYMLTPDGHYYNFSGCGNAMNCNHPIMRKFIIDCLRYWVMEYRVDGFRFDLASILTRDQNGAPMPDPPILQGIACDPILGHVKLIAEAWDAAGLYQVGSFPAFRRWSEWNGRYRDDMRRFLKGDGSMAGTAINRIIGSTDLYDPVHRGESASVNFLTCHDGFTLYDLYSYNTKHNEKNGWNNTDGDNNGNSWNCGVEGETDDPQIEGLRRRMVKNAFATLLCSRGPAMFYGGDEFCNTQFGNNNAYCQDNIISWLDWTRLEKYREIHDFVRYMIDFRKRYAILRKKTKPVACNLPEISIHNGYPWNGGTDSNSRLIGIMYAGRDEHDTRDDIVFYCMNAYWETLVMQLPELPNGLQWKVCVNTSVEYEDGRDMESCTEFYYKKTLKVPPRTAIVLVAE
- a CDS encoding ABC transporter ATP-binding protein encodes the protein MEEKKELLRIEHLTVSFAQYEKRSAKQGELPVIRDLNVTVREGEIVAVVGSSGSGKSLLAHAIMGILPANAAASGSIFYRGSACGEAELKALRGREIALVPQSVNYLDPLMKVGRQIIGETKKRQKLFCGADQGKRQKLFCGADREKRQEEARMRELLARYGLADEVADLYPFELSGGMARRVLLLTALMWQPRLIIADEPTPGMDLALAKQAMQDFRTFADDGNGVLLITHDLELALEVADRIVVFYAGTTVEEAKVTDFADETLLRHPYTRALYEALPGRGFAALPGTQPYVKDLPAGCPFAPRCADRREACDGEIPVACVRGGRVRCILYTENS
- a CDS encoding ABC transporter ATP-binding protein, whose amino-acid sequence is MRLKAEHISYKYPGGSREVLSDVSLELGSTDRLGIAAPSGFGKTTLCQILAGCRTPVTGRVCVDDMPLPGSGYCPVQMIWQHPEQAVNPRVRMQAVLQEGDSISERVIEGLGIERDWCNRYPGELSGGELQRFCIARALGERTRFLIADEISTMLDPITQSQIWNFLLAEVKERKIGLLVVSHDEKLMEQVCDRIMRL
- a CDS encoding flavin reductase family protein; this encodes MHTFQPLPFDLVEFNPFTKIGKEWALVTAGNKEKANTMTVSWGGVGVLWGKNVAFIFVRDSRYTKEFIDANEFFSITFLSGQYRDALNYCGSHSGRDEDKFAAAGLNLATRHNIPYVDEGNFVLLCEKMSATRITEDSFLLPEIKEKWYKDGDMHTMYVAEIIDILAR
- a CDS encoding Abi family protein, whose amino-acid sequence is MNSPQTINGLMRHLRNDCKIQISGSYQKQQLTSYGYYHGYKGYRFAGNSYRQIPYSDFSEVVAVIEYDNNLKAALYPELMFIETALKNIVCNESVKGLKLGTFEHLYKERMSDNTTNTKLQSKRLKLRNSVYAKLAARYHDEEEKENQMVRHFYNRGEDAPIWVVFEILYLSDLAGFFECLNEAVRENILKQMNMFDISIDANKNLLSIMIYTLKALRNSVAHNNIIFDTRFKDRKISPVLKKWVEKETGIQNITLYSLIDYIIIVCCLLKRVDFSGTRALTLLNKYKEENQRLQNSVASEIYDHIIQNNVPAKVVGLEAYLNV
- the ymfI gene encoding elongation factor P 5-aminopentanone reductase is translated as MYKTVLITGASRGIGRAIACAFAREGCRLVINCSHSEKELLALADELRETCHVDVLTSIGDVSDYTYMEQLFSQSEARFGGIDILVNNAGISHIGLLEDMTIDEWNRIIGVNLTSVFSASKLALPHMIHQKSGKILNISSIWGNVGASCEVAYSACKGGINSFTRALAKELAPSNIQVNAIACGVIDTEMNSCFSEEERAQLAEEIPAGRFGAPEEVASLAVQITTGNDYLTGQIITLDGGYL